In Paenibacillus kyungheensis, the following are encoded in one genomic region:
- a CDS encoding glutamate-1-semialdehyde 2,1-aminomutase, translated as MNPRTRSSQLYEQALEHIVGGVNSPSRSFKAVGGGAPVFMANAKGAHFTDVDGNKYIDYLAAYGPIITGHAHPHITEAITRAAQNGILYGTPTELEIQLAMMLKDSIPSLDKVRFVNSGTEAVMSTIRVARAYTKRNKIIKFAGCYHGHSDLVLVAAGSGPSTLGIPDSAGIPTSIAQEVITVPFNNLEALREALEHWSDQIAAVMVEPIVGNFGMVMPAPGFLEGLCKLAHDYGALVIYDEVITAFRFHYGSSQTYAGLDNHDQIMPDLTALGKIIGGGLPIGAYGGRKHIMEQVAPLGPAYQAGTMAGNPASVASGIACLEVLQGEGVYEEMERLAIRLTDGLRESADRHGVAMTINRIRGAFSTHFCDHPVTDYDQAQDTDGEKFASFFRHMLDRGVCLAPSKYEAWFLTTTHVDADIDQTLQAADEALKLVAAGK; from the coding sequence TTGAATCCACGAACACGTTCTTCCCAATTATATGAACAAGCACTAGAACATATTGTAGGCGGTGTGAATAGCCCGTCTCGCTCATTTAAAGCTGTCGGTGGCGGTGCACCTGTATTTATGGCTAATGCGAAAGGTGCTCATTTTACAGATGTCGATGGCAATAAGTATATCGATTATCTAGCGGCATATGGCCCGATCATCACCGGACATGCCCATCCACATATCACTGAAGCGATTACAAGAGCTGCCCAAAATGGAATTCTGTACGGTACACCGACAGAACTTGAAATCCAATTAGCAATGATGCTCAAAGACAGTATTCCTTCTCTGGATAAAGTTCGCTTTGTAAACTCCGGTACTGAAGCGGTGATGTCGACGATTCGTGTTGCGCGCGCCTATACCAAACGCAACAAAATTATCAAATTCGCTGGCTGTTATCATGGACATTCGGATCTGGTGCTTGTCGCAGCAGGTTCTGGTCCTTCAACACTGGGGATTCCAGATAGCGCTGGGATTCCAACCAGTATTGCGCAAGAAGTCATCACGGTACCATTCAACAATCTAGAAGCGCTACGTGAAGCATTAGAACACTGGAGCGATCAGATTGCAGCCGTAATGGTAGAGCCGATTGTCGGTAATTTTGGTATGGTTATGCCTGCTCCGGGATTTTTGGAAGGGTTATGTAAGTTAGCTCATGATTATGGCGCTTTAGTCATTTACGATGAAGTCATTACAGCTTTCCGTTTCCATTACGGTTCCAGTCAGACATATGCTGGCTTAGACAATCACGATCAGATCATGCCTGACTTAACAGCACTTGGTAAAATTATTGGTGGTGGACTGCCAATCGGTGCTTATGGTGGTCGCAAACATATTATGGAACAAGTCGCTCCACTAGGACCTGCTTATCAAGCAGGTACGATGGCAGGAAATCCTGCGTCTGTCGCTTCAGGGATTGCTTGTCTGGAAGTGTTGCAAGGCGAAGGCGTCTATGAAGAAATGGAACGCCTAGCTATTCGCTTAACCGATGGATTACGTGAGTCTGCGGATCGTCATGGTGTAGCGATGACCATTAACCGTATTCGTGGCGCATTCTCTACACATTTCTGCGATCATCCGGTAACTGATTACGATCAAGCTCAAGATACCGATGGTGAGAAATTCGCATCCTTCTTCCGTCATATGCTAGATCGTGGTGTATGTCTTGCTCCTTCCAAGTATGAAGCATGGTTCTTAACAACTACTCATGTGGATGCTGATATTGATCAGACGTTGCAAGCGGCAGATGAAGCGTTGAAGTTGGTTGCAGCAGGGAAGTAA